Proteins encoded in a region of the Flavobacterium sp. MDT1-60 genome:
- a CDS encoding glycoside hydrolase family 28 protein has product MKKITLCFALLLSLVFLSFKKDKSGVTLQEVIVKAPFEMPAIKIPDFSKCEEFSIADFGAVKGDKEKTSEAINKAIAKANKAGGGTVVIPEGEWLMKKIHFKSNVNLHLNKGAVLLFSEDPNDYLPAVSSTWEGYECYNYSPLIYAYKCKNIAITGEGELKAKMDVWQVWFARPKAHMESLKRLYYLASYNKPLKERQMVNDSAHFRPQFIQFNRCENILMDGVSITNSPFWTIHPFLSKDVVLRNLKVYAHGHNNDGVDPEMSQNVLIENCIFDQGDDAIAIKSGSNQDAWRLHTPSKNIVMRNCTVKNGHQLVAIGSELSGGIENVFIDNCTVVDGAKLNHLLFIKTNERRGGFVNNIHMTNITAGKIDAGILGIETDVLYQWRDLVPTIERKLTPIKNVYLENVKATDVKFISRILGQKELPVENIFLKNVHADAVQGNQNIHENAVNFENKN; this is encoded by the coding sequence GCACTATTACTTTCACTTGTTTTTTTATCCTTTAAAAAAGACAAGTCTGGTGTGACTTTACAGGAAGTTATAGTAAAGGCTCCTTTTGAAATGCCAGCCATAAAAATTCCTGATTTTAGCAAATGCGAAGAATTCTCTATTGCTGATTTTGGAGCTGTTAAAGGCGATAAAGAAAAAACTTCAGAAGCCATAAATAAAGCGATTGCAAAAGCCAATAAAGCAGGAGGAGGAACGGTTGTGATCCCGGAAGGAGAATGGCTAATGAAGAAAATCCACTTTAAAAGTAATGTAAACTTACATCTGAATAAAGGAGCGGTTTTACTTTTTTCAGAAGATCCAAACGATTATTTACCGGCTGTAAGCTCGACTTGGGAAGGGTATGAATGTTATAATTATTCTCCTTTGATTTATGCCTATAAATGTAAAAATATTGCCATTACTGGCGAGGGCGAATTAAAAGCCAAAATGGATGTTTGGCAAGTTTGGTTTGCGCGTCCAAAAGCGCATATGGAAAGCCTGAAAAGATTGTATTATCTGGCTTCTTACAACAAACCATTAAAAGAGCGTCAAATGGTAAATGACAGCGCTCATTTTCGTCCGCAGTTTATTCAGTTCAATCGATGTGAAAATATATTAATGGATGGCGTTTCCATTACCAACAGTCCATTCTGGACGATTCATCCTTTTCTATCGAAGGATGTTGTACTCAGAAATTTGAAAGTTTATGCACACGGTCACAATAATGATGGTGTCGATCCTGAAATGAGTCAGAATGTATTAATTGAAAATTGTATTTTTGATCAGGGAGATGATGCTATTGCGATAAAATCAGGGAGTAATCAGGATGCCTGGAGATTGCATACTCCTTCAAAAAATATTGTAATGCGTAATTGTACCGTTAAAAATGGACATCAATTAGTAGCCATCGGAAGTGAACTTTCGGGCGGAATAGAAAATGTTTTTATTGATAATTGCACTGTCGTGGATGGCGCAAAATTGAATCATCTTTTATTCATTAAAACAAATGAAAGAAGAGGCGGATTTGTAAATAACATTCATATGACGAATATCACAGCAGGAAAAATTGATGCCGGAATTCTGGGAATTGAAACCGATGTTTTATATCAATGGCGTGATTTAGTTCCGACAATTGAACGTAAACTGACTCCCATAAAAAATGTGTATCTGGAGAATGTAAAAGCAACAGATGTGAAGTTTATCTCGAGAATTTTAGGTCAGAAAGAACTTCCTGTAGAAAATATATTTCTGAAAAATGTTCATGCAGATGCGGTTCAGGGAAATCAGAATATTCATGAAAATGCAGTGAATTTTGAGAATAAAAATTAA